In the Cylindrospermopsis raciborskii Cr2010 genome, CCCCACCATGGCTATCAATAATAAGATTGAAGCCAGTTCAAAGGGTAGTAGGAAGTCACTAAATAGGTGTTCACCTATGACAACTACGGAATTTTGGGTTGCTGGTGGTGTGGTGGTGTTACCCCAGGGTGTTGCTAACACCATGGCACTTAAAAGGGCAAATAGTCCCAAGCTAACCACACCTGTGACTATTTTTCGTAAACCAGCGCTAGGTATGGCGGCAAAGTCTTGACGCTTGTTTACTAACATGATAGCAAACAATATGAGGACGTTAATAGCTCCTACATAAATCAACACCTGAGCTGCTGCTACAAAATCCCCATTGAGCAATAGGTATAGTCCAGCCATGCTGATAAACACACCACCTAGCAAAAAAGCAGAATAAACGATATTAGAGAACAGCACTACACCCAATGCTGCACCAATCATCATTGCACCCAAGATGCCAAATGAAACCGATTGTACTCCTTCGCCTAAATTCACTGTTTTCGATCCTTTTGATATTTGACAAATAACTACTCACGACCACTTTCCACTAAGTCTTGTGGAAGGGAACCAGCACGAGGAGCATCAGCAGGGACTCCATGGGGTTCAGTAACTCCCTTGGGTAGATAAACTAGTTCCCGCAGCGGTGTCACCATGGGGTCATTGGTGACTTTGTATGGTAACCTTCCAAGCGCAACACTATCATAGTTGAGTTCATGGCGATCGTAGGTGGCTAATTCATATTCTTCTGTCATGGATAAACAATTGGTAGGACAGTATTCTACACAATTACCACAGAAAATACAAACTCCAAAGTCTATACTGTAGTGTTTAAGCTTTTTCTTCTTGGTAGCTTTGTCCATTTCCCAATCCACCACCGGTAGGTTAATGGGACAAACCCTGACACAAACCTCACAGGCGATGCATTTATCAAATTCATAGTGAATTCTACCGCGAAACCGCTCACCAGGAATCAATTTTTCATAAGGGTATTGTACGGTAACAGGACGCCGTTGCATGTGATCAAAGGTTACTGCTAAACCTTGTCCGATATAACGGGCCGATTGTACTGCTTCTTTGGCGTAATCACCAACTTGTTTGAGGAACTTTAGCATGGTTTATCTCTTCTGTAGTCCTTTAATGATGATTGGCGTTCAGGAATTATTGCTCTTAACCACCGAAAACACTGGGAAAGGCTAATTTAAGAGCTGCGGTTAACAGCAGGTTGACTAATCCAATTGGCAGTAGAAATTTCCACCCCAAATCTAATAACTGGTCAATTCTTACCCTGGGCACTGTCCAGCGAATTAAAATGGCTAGGAATACCAAAAAGTAAGCCTTTAACACCGTCATGGTAATACCTAAAGCCGCTGTGATGACTTGTAAAATCGAGCTGGTTTCACTCAGTCCTAACCATTGACCTAGGAGGCTAACTGGTATGGGTAAATGCCAACCTCCCAAGTATAAAATTGCTACTAGTAGGGCGGAGAGGATGAGGTTAATGTAGGAACCTAGGTAAAATAAACCGAATTTCATTCCCGCATATTCGGTTTGATATCCAGCTACTAGTTCTTCTTCTGCTTCTGGTAGGTCAAAGGGTAAACGTTCGCACTCCGCCAAAGCTGCAATCCAGAAGATGATAAAACCCAGTGGTTGTCTCCAAACGTTCCAACCTAAAATCCCCAGGTGAGATTGTTGGTTGACTATATCAATTGTGCTTAAGCTATTGGACATCATGACTATGGCCAAAACGCTCAATGCTAGGGGTATTTCATAACTGATGGATTGTGCTGCTGCTCTAAGTCCCCCCAACAAGGAGTATTTGTTATTAGATGCGTAACCAGCCATTAGTAACCCTATGGGCTGAATACTTGATAGGGCAATCCATAAAAACACACCTAGACCAACATTAGTGATGACGATATTTTCCCCAAACGGTACTATCAAAAATGACAAAAATACCGGGATTACGACAATAATCGGTCCTAAAGTGAATAACCAGGCATCTGCTTTCGCTGGTACTATGTCTTCTTTAAATATCAGTTTTAGACCATCGGCTACAGGTACTAGCAAACCAAATGGACCTTGATATTCTGGACCAATTCTTTGCTGTACAGCAGCGGATATCTTCCGCTCTAGCCAAGTAGCAACTAATACGCCTACTGTGGCCCCAATCAACATTAAGATCATCGGCAATGGCATCCAAATAGCTTTGGCTACCCCGGCTGGGATTCCTAAATCCTTCACCGATTGAATAAAAGTTCCTTGGAGGTCTATTCCTGCATTCATTTTTGCTACTCTTTGTAGTCGTCAACTCGTCGTAAATCTACGAATATTAGGTAAATTAATAAAGGTAAATTTACTGGTATATCATCTCAACTGAGATGGTGGCTAATGGCAGACTTGTTGCCAATTACTGAGTCTAGTATATCTTTAGATGGGTTTCGTCAATTGATCCCAGATAACAACTTCTACTTATGATTGAGATTGGTTCCAAGGGGGGAACAAGGTTTGATTTCCCCCCCCTCACCATCAACGCTGATCTATAGCAGTGTAAGCTATTCCATGTAGACCGTTATAAACCTGGGTGGGACGGAAAATGCGATTTTCTTCTAGTTGTTCTTTCCAGTGGGCTAACCAACCAGCAACACGAGCGATCGCAAATACGGGCGTAAATAAGTCTGTCGGAATGCCCATCTTTCTGTACACTAAACCGGAATAGAAGTCAACGTTAGGATATATTCCCTTATTGCCAACTTTCTCGGTCATGATTCTTTCTACTTCTTGAGCAATAGCATAATATTTGTCAGATCCAAACTTATCGAATAGTTGTAGAGCCAAATCTTGTAGAATTGTGGCTCTGGGGTCTTTAACTTTGTAGACACGATGTCCGAACCCCATAATTTTGGCTTTTTTTTGCAGACGGTCTTCTAAATAGGGCGCAACATTATCTACAGAGCCAATTTCTTCTAACATCTGTATAACTTCTTCATTAGCACCCCCATGTAATGGTCCACCCAAAGTACCCACCGCACTAGCTACAACAGCATAGGGATCAGTTAGTGTGGAAGCTGTGACTCGTGCACTAAAAGTAGACGCGTTCATGGTATGCTCAACATGAAGAATTAAGCAAATATCGAAAATTCTTGCCGCTAAGGGATCAGGCTCTTTTTCATTGAGCATGTACAAGAAGTTGGCAGCATAATTTAGATCATCTCTGGGTTTAACTGGATCATTTCCCTTGCGCATTAGTTGAAATGCCGCTACCATGGTAGGGATTGTGGCTATTAACCGCACTACTGCATCCCGGATGTATACCGGATTATGGAGATCTCGACGAGAGTAGAATAATCCTAATGCTGCTGCTGAAGCTTGTAAAGCATCCATTGGATGTCCGCTTTCAGGAAAGCATTTCATCATATCTCGAATACGGTATTTTATCCGTCTATGGCTGGCAATCTCCTTTTCAAAGTCTACTAGTTCCTCCTTAGTGGGTAGTTTTCCCCAGATGAGGAGATAGGCAGTTTCTAAGAAGGTACTTTTACCTGCCAGTTCCTCAATTCTAATGCCACGATACTCTAAAACTCCCTTTTGCCCGTCTACATAGCTAATACTAGACTGGGCTGCAGGAATTCCTTCTAAACCTGGCTTATACTCGCACACCGTCATGGCTACACCATTTACCTTATGAAATATCAGCAACAAGCTAACTTACCAGGGATCCCCCTCACAGTTAATAGTTGTTGATTTAACAACCATTGTATGCGAAAGCTCAAAAAAACTGTTATAGCAGGTATCTTGGGGGTGTCAACCAAAACATTTGACCATGACCCACTATAGAGCCATTATCTGGCACTTCTATTCCTATCATACCTGCTTTTTTGAGGATGAGTTTTTCTTTTGCTTCTCCCCAAACAAGAATTTCTGCCCAACTGCTTAAACAGGGTTCATGTCCCACTAATGCTAAATGAGTTTGCTGATCATATTTTTGATCATGTCTTCTCGGTTCTAACCATTCTTGTATCCAATTGTGAACATTCCCTTCCCAGCTCAAATGTAATGAAGTTTCTAATTGGGAACCCAGTCCAGCTTGCATAAGTATTTCCGCTGTTTGTCTGGCGCGAACTAAAGGACTAGTTAAGATTAAATCGAATTTAAATTTGAGTTGGATTAGTCTTTGGGCAATTTTTTCCATCTTCTTTTTCCCTTCTATAGTAAGCGATCGCTCTTCGTCTTTAATATCTAATTGATGTTCCTGAGCAATACCATGACGGATTAGGTATAAGTACATGTGTTAATAAGGTGCTTAGTGGTTATTAGTTTACTGGTATTGGTATTATGATTTAGAGACCTTGGATTATCAATCATCAAAATTCATGACCGTGATTATTGCTGGAGAGCGGAGTGGGGTGGGTAAAACTACTGTAACACTCTCACTTTTATCATCCCTGTGTCGTCAGGGAGTTAGTGTTCAATCTTTTAAGGTTGGTCCGGATTATATTGATCCTATGTTTCATCAATATGTAACCAATCAACCCTGTCGTAATTTAGATGCGGTTTTGACCTCTGAGGGGTATATTCAAAAATGCTTTAAACTTCACAGCGAAAAATCTGAATATGCTTTGATTGAAGGAGTAATGGGTTTATTCGACGGCGTAGGTGCTTCGTCACTAATTATTGATAATAACAGTGATAGGATTAATTACCCGGTGGATTTTGCCAGTACCGCTCATGTGGCTAGATTATTAGATATTCCCGTCATATTAGTGATTGACTGTGGTCGTCTCTCTGGTTCTGTAGCTGCTATTGCTCATGGTTACTGTCATTTAGATCCCAGAATAAAAATTGCTGGATTGGTATTGAATAGGGTGGGGAGCGATCGCCATTTATCTTTATTAAAAAGTTCCCTAAAAAATCTTGGTTTACCTATTGTTGGTGTACTAAAAAGGGAAGATAATATAAGCATTCCTGATCGTCATTTGGGTTTAGTGCCCACAGGAGAATTAACCGCCCTAGACAGGGTGATTGACCAGTTGGCAAAGTTAGGAGATAATTGTTTTGATTGGGAATTATTATTACCACTGTTGCGAGTGAATCAGCTCAAGGAACCTAAATTAGCCAATCTAGGTAATTTAAATGAAGCGAATGGTAATCTTCAAGAATTAGATGATAAAATTAGAATTGCCGTAGCCTGGGATAAAGCCTTTAACTTCTATTATCAAGACAACCTAGACCTATTGCAGGAACTGGGAGCAGAATTAGTATTTTGGAGTCCCATCAATGATGATCAATTACCCAAAAATATTCAGGGGATGTATTTTGGCGGTGGTTTTCCCGAAGTATTTGCCCAAGAACTAGAGGCCAATATTCAGGTAATTCACCAGGTGAAGAATATAATCTTATCCGGAATACCAACCATCGCAGAATGTGGAGGTTTAATGTATTTATGTGAAAGCATCATTGACTTTGATAATCAAGCCTGGTCTATGGTAGGAATAATACCAACATCGGCGAAAATGGATAAAAAACTAACTCTAGGTTATCGTCGCGCAGTAGTTTTAGAAAACAGTTTTTTACACCATGGGGGAAAAAATATTTATGGACACGAGTTTCATCGTTCTTGTTTAAATAGTGAAACCACATATCCCTTATTTAATACTTTTCGTTATGACTGTGAAGAAAATATGGGATGGGAAGGATGGAATTTACCTAATGTGCACGCTTCTTATATACATCAACACTGGGGTGAGAGTATAGAGATTCCCCAAAACTTTTTGCGAGAATGTCTAAAGTTTTTAAAAACCAGAGGTAAAATGTAGGATGTAAAGAATTCTTCCTAGAAAGTAGATGTTTTGGAAGTGGTGCGTTAAAGTTATTATTGTTGCTTTGGGGTTGTGGCTAAGTTTAGACTTGGCGTGTTCCTTGGGAGCAGAAATTTTTTGGTTTCAGGAAGTGGGTTACTTGCCCAACTTACTGGTGCGACTAATAACTCAGGGTATGATCTGGGTGATTATTACTGGGACGAGCATAATTTATTTTTGGGGGAACCTTTCCTTAGCGAAAAAGTGGCAATATCCTCAAGAGTTGAAGATGGATCCAGCAATTACAGCAAAAAATAAGTTAAGCACCAGAATCACAAAGTTTTTGAGTCCCCAATATCCACAATTATATCAACCAGATCACATAGAAACTGTAACCCGACCAATTAAATTTATTTGGTTATTACCATTGACCTTGGGTTTGAGCTTGTTAATAGGAATAATATTAATCTGGTATGGACAATTAGTCATCAGCTATTGGCAAAACCCAGGTACTCGAATTGATGATTTATCTGATTCGACAATTATATTTAGATCTGAAATAATTCCCCAAATCTTAATCAAGATAATATCTCAATTTAGGTATTTTATATTGGCATTAGGGATAGGGATAGCTATTTTAGTATATAGGGAATTTTTGCTGTGGGCGATCGCCATAATTATCAGTTGTGGTTTTGGCTGGTTAGTATGTCAAAGATGGAATAGCATCTTATTATACTTTTACCCTACAACTTTTAAC is a window encoding:
- a CDS encoding NADH-quinone oxidoreductase subunit J is translated as MNLGEGVQSVSFGILGAMMIGAALGVVLFSNIVYSAFLLGGVFISMAGLYLLLNGDFVAAAQVLIYVGAINVLILFAIMLVNKRQDFAAIPSAGLRKIVTGVVSLGLFALLSAMVLATPWGNTTTPPATQNSVVVIGEHLFSDFLLPFELASILLLIAMVGAIILARREYLPDQVTPSELPQTILTLPERPRELVSTTGNQE
- the sixA gene encoding phosphohistidine phosphatase SixA; its protein translation is MYLYLIRHGIAQEHQLDIKDEERSLTIEGKKKMEKIAQRLIQLKFKFDLILTSPLVRARQTAEILMQAGLGSQLETSLHLSWEGNVHNWIQEWLEPRRHDQKYDQQTHLALVGHEPCLSSWAEILVWGEAKEKLILKKAGMIGIEVPDNGSIVGHGQMFWLTPPRYLL
- the nuoH gene encoding NADH-quinone oxidoreductase subunit NuoH, producing the protein MNAGIDLQGTFIQSVKDLGIPAGVAKAIWMPLPMILMLIGATVGVLVATWLERKISAAVQQRIGPEYQGPFGLLVPVADGLKLIFKEDIVPAKADAWLFTLGPIIVVIPVFLSFLIVPFGENIVITNVGLGVFLWIALSSIQPIGLLMAGYASNNKYSLLGGLRAAAQSISYEIPLALSVLAIVMMSNSLSTIDIVNQQSHLGILGWNVWRQPLGFIIFWIAALAECERLPFDLPEAEEELVAGYQTEYAGMKFGLFYLGSYINLILSALLVAILYLGGWHLPIPVSLLGQWLGLSETSSILQVITAALGITMTVLKAYFLVFLAILIRWTVPRVRIDQLLDLGWKFLLPIGLVNLLLTAALKLAFPSVFGG
- a CDS encoding cobyrinate a,c-diamide synthase, translating into MTVIIAGERSGVGKTTVTLSLLSSLCRQGVSVQSFKVGPDYIDPMFHQYVTNQPCRNLDAVLTSEGYIQKCFKLHSEKSEYALIEGVMGLFDGVGASSLIIDNNSDRINYPVDFASTAHVARLLDIPVILVIDCGRLSGSVAAIAHGYCHLDPRIKIAGLVLNRVGSDRHLSLLKSSLKNLGLPIVGVLKREDNISIPDRHLGLVPTGELTALDRVIDQLAKLGDNCFDWELLLPLLRVNQLKEPKLANLGNLNEANGNLQELDDKIRIAVAWDKAFNFYYQDNLDLLQELGAELVFWSPINDDQLPKNIQGMYFGGGFPEVFAQELEANIQVIHQVKNIILSGIPTIAECGGLMYLCESIIDFDNQAWSMVGIIPTSAKMDKKLTLGYRRAVVLENSFLHHGGKNIYGHEFHRSCLNSETTYPLFNTFRYDCEENMGWEGWNLPNVHASYIHQHWGESIEIPQNFLRECLKFLKTRGKM
- the ndhI gene encoding NAD(P)H-quinone oxidoreductase subunit I; this encodes MLKFLKQVGDYAKEAVQSARYIGQGLAVTFDHMQRRPVTVQYPYEKLIPGERFRGRIHYEFDKCIACEVCVRVCPINLPVVDWEMDKATKKKKLKHYSIDFGVCIFCGNCVEYCPTNCLSMTEEYELATYDRHELNYDSVALGRLPYKVTNDPMVTPLRELVYLPKGVTEPHGVPADAPRAGSLPQDLVESGRE
- a CDS encoding citrate synthase produces the protein MTVCEYKPGLEGIPAAQSSISYVDGQKGVLEYRGIRIEELAGKSTFLETAYLLIWGKLPTKEELVDFEKEIASHRRIKYRIRDMMKCFPESGHPMDALQASAAALGLFYSRRDLHNPVYIRDAVVRLIATIPTMVAAFQLMRKGNDPVKPRDDLNYAANFLYMLNEKEPDPLAARIFDICLILHVEHTMNASTFSARVTASTLTDPYAVVASAVGTLGGPLHGGANEEVIQMLEEIGSVDNVAPYLEDRLQKKAKIMGFGHRVYKVKDPRATILQDLALQLFDKFGSDKYYAIAQEVERIMTEKVGNKGIYPNVDFYSGLVYRKMGIPTDLFTPVFAIARVAGWLAHWKEQLEENRIFRPTQVYNGLHGIAYTAIDQR